A genome region from Pseudorca crassidens isolate mPseCra1 chromosome 20, mPseCra1.hap1, whole genome shotgun sequence includes the following:
- the DPEP1 gene encoding dipeptidase 1 isoform X4 produces MWASWWFWPLVAVCTADQFRNTAERIMQGTPVIDGHNDLPWQLLKLFNNQLQDPRANLTSLAHTHTNIPKLRAGFVGAQFWSAYTPCDTQNKDAVKRTLEQIDVIHRMCQLYPETFLCVTDSTGIRRAFREGKVASLVGVEGGHSIDSSLGVLRALYHLGMRYLTLTHSCNTPWADNWLVDTGEDEARSQGLSLFGQSVVKEMNRLGIIIDLAHASMATMKAVLQLSKAPVVFSHSSAYSVCQHRRNVPDDVLQLVKETGSLVMVNFYSDYVSCRAEANLSQVADHLDHIKKVAGAGAVGLGGDYDGVSRLPSGLEDVSKYPDLAAELLRRQWTEAEVKGVLADNLLRVFEAVEQVSGPQSPRRRPPPALRQAADLHLSPGAQSHTGSRRGAHPLGPAGGLLQDQLRLLRGPQPPPPAGGPAGLPCAPRPLPVSPLTPWVLERQRLPVRSDWPVLGRHLRSPGRHKTQARRDPQ; encoded by the exons GCACAATGACCTGCCCTGGCAACTGCTGAAACTGTTCAACAATCAGCTTCAGGACCCGAGGGCCAACCTGACCAGCCTGGCCCACACGCACACCAACATCCCCAAGCTGAGGGCTGGCTTTGTGGGTGCCCAG TTCTGGTCTGCGTACACGCCCTGCGACACCCAGAACAAGGATGCCGTGAAGAGGACGCTGGAGCAGATCGACGTCATCCACCGCATGTGCCAGTTGTACCCCGAGACCTTCCTGTGTGTCACCGACAGCACAG GCATCCGGCGGGCCTTCCGGGAGGGAAAGGTGGCCAGTCTGGTTGGCGTGGAGGGCGGCCACTCCATCGACAGCAGCCTGGGCGTCCTGCGGGCGCTCTACCACCTGGGCATGCGGTACCTGACTCTCACCCACAGCTGCAACACGCCCTG GGCCGACAACTGGCTGGTGGACACGGGAGAGGACGAGGCCCGCAGCCAAGGCCTGTCACTCTTTGGGCAG AGTGTCGTGAAGGAGATGAACCGACTGGGCATCATCATCGACTTGGCCCATGCGTCCATGGCCACCATGAAGGCTGTGCTGCAGCTGTCCAAGGCCCCCGTGGTCTTCAGCCACTCCTCGGCCTACAGTGTGTGCCAGCACCGGCGCAACGTGCCCGACGACGTGCTCCAGCTGGTG AAGGAGACGGGCAGCCTGGTGATGGTGAACTTCTACAGTGACTACGTTTCCTGCAGAGCGGAGGCCAACTTGTCCCAAGTGGCAG ATCACCTGGACCACATCAAGAAGGTGGCGGGGGCCGGAGCCGTGGGCTTGGGTGGGGACTACGATGGTGTGTCCAG GCTTCCCTCGGGGCTTGAGGACGTGTCCAAGTATCCAGACCTGGCCGCCGAGCTGCTGAGGAGACAGTGGACCGAGGCAGAGGTCAAGGGCGTCCTGGCAGACAACCTGCTGAGGGTCTTCGAGGCGGTGGAGCAGGTGAGCGGCCCGCAATCCCCGCGCCGCCGACCACCTCCTGCCCTCAGGCAGGCAGCTGACCTGCATCTTTCCCCAGGCGCGCAGTCACACACAGGCTCCCGGCGAGGAGCCCATCCCCTTGGGCCAGCTGGAGGCCTCCTGCAGGACCAGCTACGGCTACTCAGGGGCCCCCAGCCTCCACCTCCAGCCGGGGGCCCTGCTGGCCTCCCTTGCGCTCCTCGTCCTCTGCCTGTGTCGCCTCTGACACCCTGGGTGCTAGAACGGCAGCGACTCCCCGTGCGCTCAGACTGGCCTGTCCTGGGCAGGCACCTGCGCTCCCCTGGGCGGCACAAAACACAGGCACGGCGGGACCCTCAATAA